From Oncorhynchus clarkii lewisi isolate Uvic-CL-2024 chromosome 26, UVic_Ocla_1.0, whole genome shotgun sequence, the proteins below share one genomic window:
- the LOC139385159 gene encoding chromodomain Y-like protein 2, with product MASGDLYEVERIMDKRRNKKGKWEYLIRWKGYGSKEDTWEPEHHLLHCEEFIDGLHLHTQHKQPKPPKLPPGTAGGPGRPGGPPGGVGPHLLSARPPAPDTPRARAEARKKKRTGVSPGAGVNPGAGVREGMGLGVGTGASQKQKKVSGGGGGGGKHVSPHRMTKAMPYKAPPGGLQFVPPVRAPHNGLQNGEMDPVLYRAAARTHRLTHDTERVMGGVETPGTPLVNELGSTLSNGEVNLHSSVKRKLGEDKGYVFDKRLRYNVRQNETNCRFRDIVVRKEEGFTHVLLSSQTSDNNALTPEIMKEVCRALGNAAADDSKLLLLSAVGSIFCSGLDPSYLIGRLSTDRRKESSRIADAVRDFVLAFIHFKKPIVVAINGPALGLGAAILPLCDVVWASERAWFQTPCAALRLTPSGCSSYTFPQILGVALTNEMLFCGRKLTAQEACSRGLVSQVFWPTTFNQEVMLRVKEMSTCSAMVLEESKCLVRSILKSVLEEVNEKECQMLKQLWCSTKGLEALFSYLQSKVYDN from the exons ATGGCTTCGGGAGACCTTTACGAG GTGGAGCGGATCATGGACAAGCGGCGCAACAAGAAGGGCAAGTGGGAGTACCTGATCCGGTGGAAGGGTTACGGCAGCAAGGAGGACACCTGGGAGCCCGAGCACCACCTGCTGCACTGTGAGGAGTTCATCGACGGCCTGCATCTGCACACCCAACACAAACAACCCAAACCCCCTAAACTGCCCCCCGGGACGGCTGGGGGACCAGGGAGGCCAGGAGGGCCCCCAGGGGGAGTTGGACCACACCTCCTATCCGCCCGTCCTCCTGCCCCAGACACCCCGAGAGCACGAGCAGAGGCACGTAAGAAGAAAAGGACTGGTGTTAGTCCAGGGGCCGGGGTTAATCCTGGGGCAGGAGTAAGGGAGGGCATGGGTTTGGGGGTTGGTACTGGAGCTTCTCAGAAGCAGAAGAAGGtgagcggaggaggaggagggggtgggaaGCATGTCTCTCCACACAGGATGACCAAAGCTATGCCGTACAAGGCTCCTCCGGGGGGACTGCAGTTTGTGCCCCCGGTAAGGGCCCCTCATAACGGACTACAGAACGGAGAGATGGACCCTGTCCTGTACAGGGCAGCAGCCAGGACACACAGACTGACCCATGACACGGAGAGGGTGATGGGGGGCGTGGAGACCCCCGGGACACCACTGGTCAATGAACTAG GCTCCACACTCTCCAACGGTGAGGTGAATCTGCACAGCTCTGTGAAGAGGAAGCTTGGAGAGGACAAAGGCTACGTGTTCGACAAGCGGCTGAGGTACAACGTGCGACAGAACGAGACCAACTGTCGATTCCGTGACATTGTCGTCAGGAAGGAGGAGGGCTTCACGCACGTGCTGCTCTCCAGCCAGACGTCTGACAACAACGCACTAACACCAGAG ataatGAAGGAGGTGTGTCGGGCTCTGGGGAACGCAGCAGCTGATGACAGTAAGCTGTTGCTGCTCAGTGCTGTGGGGAGTATCTTCTGTAGTGGCCTGGACCCGTCCTACCTGATAGGACGCCTCTCCACAGACCGCAGGAAAGAGAGCAGCCGCATTGCTGACGCTGTACG ggACTTTGTGTTGGCGTTTATCCACTTTAAGAAGCCCATCGTGGTGGCCATCAACGGGCCTGCCCTGGGCCTGGGGGCCGCTATCCTGCCCCTATGTGACGTGGTGTGGGCCAGCGAGCGGGCCTGGTTCCAAACGCCCTGTGCAGCCCTCCGCCTCACCCCCTCTGGCTGCTCCTCCTACACCTTCCCCCAGATCCTGGGAGTGGCTCTG ACCAATGAGATGCTGTTCTGTGGGAGGAAGCTCACGGCACAGGAAGCCTGCAGCCGgggcctggtgtcccaggtcttcTGGCCAACCACGTTCAACCAGGAAGTGATGCTGCGTGTGAAAGAGATGTCCACCTGCAGTGCTATG GTTCTGGAAGAGTCTAAATGCCTGGTGCGGAGCATTCTGAAGTCGGTCCTGGAGGAGGTGAATGAGAAAGAGTGTCAAATGCTCAAACAGCTGTGGTGCTCCACCAAGGGACTGGAGGCGCTCTTCAGCTACCTGCAGAGCAAGGTGTATGATAACTGA